In Sphingobacterium sp. R2, the genomic stretch CCTTTACGCTGCTCCGGAATATGGGAATTTCGAAGATCGGCACCCTGCAGCAGATGGAGGTGTTCACCATGCAGAAAGTGCTTGGTGAGAATGGAATCAATATCTGGCGCAAAGCCAACGGGCTCGATGATTCACTCGTGTTGCCTTTTCGGGAGCAAAAGTCCATGTCCAAAGAAAACACCTTTTTGCAGGATACTATCGATATGGATGTACTCCGCCGCACCCTGATCGGTATGGTCGATACACTGGCCTTTGATCTGCGCAAAGAGCAAAAGCTGACTAGCTGTGTCACCCTCAAGATCCGTTATAGCAATTTTGATACCCACACGCAGCAGTTGCAGATCGGTTATACCAATTCGGATCGAAAGCTTACCGATGTGGTGCTTTCACTCTTCAAGAAACTGTATAGCCGCAGGATGCTGATACGCCTTATCGGGATTAAGTTCTCGGGTTTAATTTACGGATCCTATCAGACCGACCTCTTCGACGATAGCGCCGAGGAGGTCAATCTGATGCAGGCCATGGACAAGATCCGAAAACGCTATGGCGCCGAATTTCTGATGAAGGCCATCTGTGCGCCGCTGCCGGAGAAAGGAGGGGATCATGCTCTTAAATCTACATAGTTACTATAGCCTGCGCTTTGGCACGCTCAGTCCGCAGGATCTTATCTCGGGCATGCTTGCTGGCGGTTATGATACCGCCGTACTTACCGATATCAATAACAGTTCCGGTTCGCTTGACTTTATTAAGCTGGGGCGGGCCGCCGGATTGAACCTGCTCGCCGGCATGGAGTTTCGCCACGACGATCAATTTTGTTTCGTCGCCATCGCCAAGAACGAACAGGGCTTTCGGGAGATCAATGACTATCGGACCAAGCTTAATATGGAAAACCGTGCTGTACCCGAGCGTGCACCCGAATTCGAACAGGTCTTTGTCATCTATCCCCTTAGCAAACTCAATGCTTTTCCGCTAAAGGACTACGAATACATCGGCATCAGACCCATTGAGCGTACACGTGTCCAGTTGATGGACCGAAAGGTGCTTGACCGCTGTGTTATCCTGGCACCAGTGAGTTTTCGTAAGGCCGACTATACCTTACATCGGCAATTAAGGGCCATTGACAACAACCTGCTGATTTCGCAACTGAGCCCGGATCAGACTGCAGCCGAGGACGAGGTATTTATCCCCCGGGTTAAGCTGATGCGGTTATTTTCGGATCTGCCGCAGCTGCTCGCCAATACAAACCGCATACTGGGCCAGTGTTCTTTCAGTTTTGATTTTACCAGCGTCAAGAATAAAGCAACCTTTACGGGCAATCGCTACAACGATAAGCAACTCCTGCACAAGTACTGCATAGATGGCTTCTCCAGGCGCTATGGTCGTCAGGACCGGGTGGCCACCGAACGCATTCAGCGCGAGCTTGAGATTATCGAAAACTTGCGTTTCTCCAGTTATTTCCTCATCACCGACGAGATCTGCCGCTATGCACGAGGGCGCAATTTTCACTATGTAGGCCGTGGATCGGGAGCCAATTCTGCAGTGGCTTATTGCCTGGGGATAACCGATGTTGATCCCATTGCGCTCAACCTACCTTTTGAGCGTTTTCTTAACCCCAAGCGCAAGAGTCCGCCAGACTTTGATATCGATTTCAGCTGGAACGAACGTGATGAGATTTATGATTTTATTTTTAATCGTTATCAGACAGGCCATACCGCACTTATGGGCGCTATGAGTACGTTTCGTTCGCGGAGTATCTTGCGCGAGCTGGGTAAAGTGTATGGACTACCCAAGGCCGAGATCGACCGCTTGGTGCATGAGCCCGAGCATATGCTCAACAAGAATGAGGTGACCAATACCATTCTGAGCGTTTACAACCGCATGGCCGACTTTCCCAACCAGCGCACCATCCATGCCAGCGGCGTGCTCATCTCCGAGGAACCATTG encodes the following:
- the dinB gene encoding DNA polymerase IV codes for the protein MERSIIHCDLDTFFVSVERLENSKLIGVPVLIGGNSDRGVVASCSYEARKFGVHSAMPMRLALRMCPDAVVVRGDHDRYSHYSSIVTQIIEEDTPIVEKASIDEHYLDVSGMDRFFGCWKWTQELRQRIIRETGLPISFGLSVNKTVAKIATGTAKPCGEKQVQNGTEKGFLAPLSIRKIPMVGEKSFTLLRNMGISKIGTLQQMEVFTMQKVLGENGINIWRKANGLDDSLVLPFREQKSMSKENTFLQDTIDMDVLRRTLIGMVDTLAFDLRKEQKLTSCVTLKIRYSNFDTHTQQLQIGYTNSDRKLTDVVLSLFKKLYSRRMLIRLIGIKFSGLIYGSYQTDLFDDSAEEVNLMQAMDKIRKRYGAEFLMKAICAPLPEKGGDHALKST